One Halarcobacter ebronensis genomic window carries:
- a CDS encoding valine--tRNA ligase, which yields MSDKYEPSKVEDKYYKIWEDRGYFEVDGNKSIQEADANGKQKTFAIMMPPPNVTGSLHIGHALTFTLQDIITRFKRMDGYKTLWQPGTDHAGIATQNIVEKQLLAEGTTKEELGREKFLERAWQQKEQSGGNIVHQMRKLGVSPAWSRERFTMDDGLKEAVKEAFVHLYNEGMIVQNNYMVNWCTHDGALSDIEVEHDEVNGKFYHMNYHFSDGSGHVTVATTRPETYFGDTAIMVHPEDERYKNIVGKEVTLPLTNRKIKIITDEHVDMAFGTGVVKVTPAHDQNDYEVGKRHDLEFITCFDEKGILNEYCGEFQGLERLEARPVIVKKLQEEGFIVKIEEHIHQVGHCYRCKNIVEPYISKQWFVRSEVAKKSIEKTYAGEAKFHPSHWLNSYRAWMDELRDWCISRQLWWGHRIPVFTCESCGHQWADKADEPESCPKCASKKYTQDPDVLDTWFSSGLWAFSPLGWGNNGQMEDTFKNSDLKDFYPNSLLITGFDIMFFWVARMMMLGEHFMGELPFKDIYMHALVRDENGQKMSKSKGNVIDPLDMVEEHSADIIRFTLAFLAVQGRDIKLGAKNLEQFRNFTNKLYNASNFLSLNVDTFPDLKDIEVKTPLGLYMQSRLCVAVNEVRETLESYKFNEAASILYRFVWTEFCDWGIEYSKASKESIVELGAVFKETLKMISPFMPFIADFLYHKLSGTTLEEGESVMIMNFPKDIKRDEKSEEMFSLIEEAITAIRRAKVVIDMGNSKIAKAYIKIDKSIDNEVAKPFIEKLAKVENIEFVSSKVENSVTDVSNNLEVYIPTAEIDMSAIVSKLEKQKEKAQKEFDKLNGMLSNERFVANAPQNVVEENKKALEEIKTRLEKITNELNSLQA from the coding sequence ATGAGTGATAAGTACGAACCATCAAAAGTTGAAGACAAATACTATAAGATTTGGGAAGATAGGGGATACTTTGAGGTAGATGGAAACAAATCTATTCAAGAAGCAGATGCAAATGGAAAACAAAAAACTTTTGCTATTATGATGCCTCCTCCAAATGTAACAGGAAGTTTACATATAGGACATGCTTTAACTTTTACTCTTCAAGATATTATTACAAGATTTAAAAGAATGGATGGGTACAAAACCCTTTGGCAACCAGGAACAGACCACGCAGGTATTGCTACACAAAATATTGTTGAAAAACAGTTATTGGCTGAAGGTACAACAAAAGAGGAGTTAGGTAGAGAAAAATTCCTTGAAAGAGCTTGGCAACAAAAAGAACAATCTGGTGGAAATATTGTTCATCAAATGAGAAAATTAGGGGTAAGTCCAGCTTGGTCTAGGGAGAGATTTACTATGGATGATGGACTAAAAGAGGCTGTTAAAGAGGCTTTTGTTCATCTTTATAACGAAGGTATGATTGTACAAAACAACTATATGGTTAACTGGTGTACACACGATGGGGCACTTTCTGATATTGAGGTTGAACATGATGAGGTAAATGGTAAGTTTTACCATATGAACTATCATTTCTCAGATGGAAGTGGACATGTTACAGTTGCAACAACTAGACCTGAAACATACTTTGGGGATACAGCTATTATGGTTCACCCAGAAGATGAGAGATATAAAAATATTGTTGGCAAAGAGGTAACTCTTCCTTTAACTAATAGAAAAATTAAAATTATTACAGATGAACATGTTGATATGGCATTTGGAACAGGTGTTGTTAAAGTAACACCAGCCCATGACCAAAATGACTACGAAGTTGGTAAAAGACATGATTTAGAGTTTATTACCTGTTTTGATGAAAAGGGTATTTTAAATGAATATTGTGGAGAGTTTCAAGGTTTAGAGAGACTTGAAGCAAGACCTGTTATTGTAAAAAAACTGCAAGAAGAGGGTTTTATTGTAAAAATTGAAGAGCATATTCACCAAGTGGGGCATTGCTATAGATGTAAAAATATTGTTGAACCATATATCTCTAAACAATGGTTTGTAAGAAGTGAAGTTGCTAAAAAGAGTATTGAAAAAACTTACGCTGGTGAAGCAAAATTTCACCCTTCACATTGGTTAAACTCATATAGAGCTTGGATGGATGAGTTAAGGGATTGGTGTATTAGTAGACAACTTTGGTGGGGACATAGAATTCCTGTATTTACTTGTGAAAGTTGTGGTCATCAATGGGCAGATAAAGCTGATGAACCAGAATCTTGTCCAAAATGTGCAAGTAAAAAATATACTCAAGACCCAGATGTTCTTGATACTTGGTTTAGTTCTGGTCTTTGGGCATTTTCACCTCTTGGATGGGGAAACAATGGACAAATGGAAGATACTTTTAAAAATAGCGATTTAAAAGATTTTTATCCAAATAGTCTTCTTATCACTGGGTTTGATATTATGTTTTTCTGGGTAGCTAGAATGATGATGTTAGGTGAACACTTTATGGGAGAACTTCCATTTAAAGATATCTATATGCACGCTTTAGTTAGGGATGAAAATGGGCAAAAAATGTCTAAATCAAAGGGAAATGTAATTGATCCACTTGATATGGTTGAAGAGCATAGTGCTGATATTATTAGATTTACACTGGCATTTTTAGCAGTTCAAGGAAGAGATATTAAACTTGGAGCAAAAAATTTAGAGCAATTTAGAAACTTTACAAATAAACTCTATAATGCTTCAAATTTTCTAAGTCTAAATGTTGATACTTTCCCAGATTTAAAAGATATTGAAGTTAAAACACCACTTGGTCTTTATATGCAAAGCAGACTATGTGTTGCAGTAAATGAAGTAAGAGAAACTTTAGAATCTTATAAATTTAATGAAGCAGCCTCAATTCTTTATAGATTTGTATGGACTGAGTTTTGTGACTGGGGAATTGAGTACTCTAAAGCTTCAAAAGAGTCAATTGTGGAACTAGGTGCAGTATTTAAAGAGACTCTTAAAATGATTTCACCATTTATGCCATTTATTGCAGATTTCTTATATCACAAATTAAGTGGAACAACTCTTGAAGAGGGAGAATCAGTTATGATTATGAATTTCCCTAAAGATATAAAAAGAGATGAAAAAAGTGAAGAGATGTTCTCTTTAATTGAAGAGGCAATTACAGCTATTAGAAGAGCAAAAGTTGTAATAGATATGGGTAACTCTAAAATTGCAAAAGCATATATAAAAATTGATAAAAGTATTGATAATGAAGTTGCAAAACCATTTATTGAAAAACTAGCAAAAGTAGAAAATATTGAGTTTGTTTCTTCAAAAGTAGAGAACTCAGTAACTGATGTAAGTAATAATTTAGAGGTTTATATTCCAACAGCTGAAATTGATATGAGTGCTATTGTTTCAAAACTTGAAAAACAAAAAGAGAAAGCACAGAAAGAGTTTGATAAACTAAATGGAATGTTATCAAATGAAAGATTTGTGGCAAACGCTCCACAAAATGTAGTTGAAGAGAATAAAAAAGCACTAGAAGAGATAAAAACAAGATTAGAAAAAATCACCAATGAATTAAACTCGCTTCAGGCTTAA
- a CDS encoding bifunctional helix-turn-helix domain-containing protein/methylated-DNA--[protein]-cysteine S-methyltransferase, with translation MKDNLSKENENYKKIKKVIRYIDENFKEQPTIDEISQYIGMSKYHLIRVFKEYVGVTPIQFLQSVTLNYAKEHLKESKSILDSSLEMGLSSSSRLHDLFVNIIGVTPKEYKEFGKNVDITYGYGSTPFGEALIGFTKRGVCYFGFVDDNKEQIFNRFKEIWAKANLIEDSQKAIEYLDKIFVKKEKFDLFVKGTNFQINIWKALLNIPSGTITTYQDIANSINKPKAVRAVASAIGSNHIGFLIPCHRVLAKSGAMSGYRWGIERKKILVAYEAIKK, from the coding sequence ATGAAAGATAATTTATCAAAAGAGAACGAAAATTATAAAAAAATTAAAAAAGTTATAAGATATATTGATGAAAACTTCAAAGAGCAACCAACAATCGATGAAATCTCCCAATATATAGGTATGAGTAAATACCATCTAATAAGAGTATTTAAAGAGTATGTAGGAGTTACCCCTATACAGTTTTTGCAATCAGTTACTTTGAATTATGCAAAAGAACATCTAAAAGAATCCAAATCTATCTTAGATAGTTCACTTGAAATGGGACTTTCAAGTTCAAGTAGACTTCATGATCTGTTTGTAAATATTATTGGTGTTACTCCAAAAGAGTATAAAGAGTTTGGTAAAAATGTAGATATCACCTATGGATATGGTTCTACTCCCTTTGGGGAAGCCTTAATTGGGTTTACTAAAAGAGGGGTTTGTTATTTTGGTTTTGTAGATGACAACAAAGAACAAATATTTAATAGATTTAAAGAGATTTGGGCAAAAGCAAATCTAATAGAAGACTCACAAAAAGCAATAGAGTATTTAGATAAAATCTTTGTAAAAAAAGAGAAGTTTGATCTATTTGTAAAAGGGACAAATTTTCAAATAAATATTTGGAAAGCTTTGTTAAATATCCCAAGTGGAACAATAACAACCTATCAAGATATAGCAAATAGTATAAATAAACCAAAAGCAGTACGTGCAGTTGCAAGTGCTATTGGTTCTAATCATATAGGCTTTTTAATCCCTTGCCATAGAGTTTTAGCAAAATCAGGAGCTATGAGTGGTTATAGATGGGGAATTGAAAGAAAAAAAATCTTAGTTGCCTATGAAGCTATAAAAAAGTAG
- a CDS encoding ATP-dependent helicase yields MPLSNLNEDQLSAATCPTGYNLIIASAGTGKTSTIVGRIANLINHGVKPEEILLLTFTNKAAAEMVARVAKFFGKEIAQKIMAGTFHSVSYKLLKQLNINITLKQPSELKTLFKSLYEKRVFYDRSDEANPYDGGYLYDIYSLYLNSNEGEDFATWIKNKNEAHEIYTAIYEDVVIEFNELKIKYGYANFDDLLTIMLDTLKNTEFDFKEILVDEYQDTNPLQGRLLDAFKPKSLFCVGDYDQSIYAFNGSDIGIISTFSQRYKDAQVFTLRKNYRSTKPILDLATKVIEHNERVYEKHLQVMRTDVTIAPKLLAFTELFQQYHHISDLISKSSTSHNEIAIIFRNNSSADGIEANLREYGIPAKRKGGMSFFDSVEIKFVLDILVMQLSHNDMMAFIHVLEYGKGIGKAIAKDIFDALSRLGDGDIMKGLFQPNQSITNPFETNRIKNIQLGLFDDFLELGSISKFKDCNFEENFLSNPILKHPKLTVDGAKYIYDFYLLIKQVRRTKVPESMVASIVGSMLYSKIKDMLATKRATQKDGKINDIQKTKALAKINRKVMLLRTLSKNFQDLSKFVNSMILGGSEMSEGEGVNLLSVHASKGLEFKEVFVIDLMDGRFPNRKLMSKGGSLEEERRLFYVAVTRAKDILYLSYAKYDKIKKIDFIHSPFLKEAGLIKNEEEN; encoded by the coding sequence ATGCCTTTATCAAATCTAAATGAAGATCAGCTAAGTGCTGCAACTTGCCCTACAGGGTATAATCTTATTATTGCTAGCGCAGGAACGGGTAAAACCTCTACTATTGTAGGAAGAATTGCAAATTTAATAAACCATGGGGTAAAACCTGAAGAGATATTATTATTAACTTTTACAAATAAAGCAGCAGCAGAGATGGTTGCAAGGGTTGCAAAGTTTTTTGGAAAAGAGATTGCCCAAAAGATAATGGCAGGTACTTTTCACTCTGTTTCATATAAACTTTTAAAACAACTAAATATTAATATTACACTAAAACAGCCAAGTGAATTAAAGACACTTTTTAAATCTCTTTATGAAAAGAGAGTTTTTTATGATAGAAGTGATGAAGCAAATCCTTATGATGGGGGATATTTATACGATATCTATTCTTTATATTTAAACTCAAATGAGGGTGAAGATTTTGCAACTTGGATAAAAAATAAAAATGAAGCCCATGAGATCTATACAGCAATCTATGAAGATGTGGTAATAGAGTTTAATGAGCTGAAAATAAAGTATGGTTATGCAAACTTTGATGATTTGTTAACAATTATGCTTGATACTTTAAAAAATACTGAGTTTGATTTTAAAGAGATTTTAGTTGATGAATATCAAGATACAAACCCTTTGCAAGGAAGATTATTGGATGCCTTTAAGCCAAAATCGCTTTTTTGTGTGGGAGATTATGACCAAAGTATTTATGCCTTTAATGGTTCTGATATTGGTATTATCTCAACTTTTTCACAAAGATATAAAGATGCACAAGTTTTTACATTAAGAAAAAACTATAGATCAACAAAACCTATTTTGGATTTGGCTACAAAAGTAATTGAACACAATGAAAGGGTTTATGAAAAACATCTGCAAGTTATGCGTACAGATGTTACTATAGCCCCAAAACTTTTAGCTTTTACAGAGCTTTTCCAACAATATCATCATATCTCTGATCTAATCTCTAAAAGTAGCACTTCACACAATGAAATTGCAATTATCTTTAGGAACAACTCAAGTGCAGATGGAATAGAAGCAAACTTAAGAGAGTATGGAATTCCAGCAAAGAGAAAAGGTGGAATGTCATTTTTTGACTCTGTTGAGATAAAGTTTGTACTTGATATTTTGGTTATGCAATTAAGTCACAATGATATGATGGCTTTTATTCATGTTTTAGAGTATGGAAAAGGGATTGGAAAAGCAATAGCAAAAGATATTTTTGATGCCCTTAGCAGACTTGGAGATGGAGATATCATGAAAGGTCTTTTTCAACCAAACCAAAGCATTACAAACCCTTTTGAGACAAATAGAATCAAAAATATTCAGCTTGGACTTTTTGATGATTTTTTAGAATTGGGTTCAATCTCTAAATTTAAAGATTGTAATTTTGAAGAGAACTTTTTAAGTAATCCAATTTTAAAACATCCAAAACTAACAGTTGATGGGGCTAAATATATTTATGATTTTTATTTGCTTATTAAACAAGTAAGAAGAACAAAAGTTCCTGAATCAATGGTTGCTAGTATTGTTGGTTCAATGTTATACTCAAAAATAAAAGATATGCTTGCAACCAAAAGAGCAACTCAAAAAGATGGGAAAATAAATGATATACAAAAAACAAAAGCTTTGGCAAAAATAAATAGAAAAGTGATGCTTCTAAGAACCCTCTCTAAAAATTTTCAAGATTTGTCAAAATTTGTTAACTCTATGATTTTAGGTGGCTCTGAAATGAGTGAAGGGGAAGGGGTAAATCTTCTATCTGTTCATGCAAGCAAAGGTTTAGAGTTTAAAGAGGTTTTTGTAATTGATCTGATGGATGGAAGATTCCCAAATAGAAAACTGATGTCAAAAGGTGGAAGTTTGGAAGAGGAGAGAAGACTCTTTTATGTAGCAGTTACAAGGGCAAAAGATATTTTATACCTAAGTTACGCAAAATATGACAAAATCAAAAAAATAGACTTTATTCACTCACCCTTTTTAAAAGAGGCTGGACTTATTAAAAATGAAGAAGAGAACTAA
- a CDS encoding serine hydroxymethyltransferase, with amino-acid sequence MSFISDATLEEADKEIFDLVEAEKERQTDHLEMIASENFTSPAVMQTMGSVFTNKYAEGYPYKRYYGGCEFADKAEQLAIDRACEIFGCKYANVQPHSGSQANGAVYAALIKAGDKILGMDLSHGGHLTHGSKPSFSGKNYQAFYYGVELDGRINYDKVLEIAKIVQPKIIVCGASAYPREIDFKRFREIADEVGAYLFADIAHIAGLVAANEHPSPFPYAHVVTTTTHKTLRGPRGGMILCDDEEIAKKINSAIFPGIQGGPLVHVIAAKAVAFKEVLDPKWKEYAKQVKANAQVLAKVMVSRGYDIVSEGTDNHLILVSFLNKDFSGKDADAALGNAGITVNKNTVPGETRSPFITSGIRIGSPALTARGMKEKEFEIIANKICDVLDDINNTQLQENIKQELKELARDFVIYTKSTY; translated from the coding sequence ATGAGTTTTATTTCAGATGCAACATTAGAAGAAGCAGATAAAGAGATTTTTGATTTAGTAGAGGCTGAAAAAGAGAGACAAACAGACCACTTAGAGATGATAGCAAGTGAGAACTTCACAAGCCCAGCAGTAATGCAAACAATGGGATCAGTATTTACAAATAAATATGCAGAAGGATATCCATATAAAAGATATTATGGTGGATGTGAATTTGCAGATAAAGCTGAACAATTAGCTATTGATAGAGCATGTGAAATATTTGGTTGTAAATATGCAAATGTTCAACCTCACTCAGGAAGTCAAGCAAATGGTGCAGTTTATGCAGCACTTATTAAAGCAGGAGATAAAATTCTAGGTATGGATCTAAGCCATGGTGGACACTTAACTCATGGATCAAAACCAAGCTTTTCTGGTAAAAACTATCAAGCATTCTATTATGGAGTTGAATTAGATGGTAGAATCAATTATGATAAAGTTTTAGAGATTGCTAAAATTGTTCAACCAAAAATTATTGTTTGTGGAGCTTCTGCTTATCCTAGAGAGATAGATTTTAAAAGATTTAGAGAGATAGCTGATGAAGTTGGAGCATACCTGTTTGCAGATATAGCACATATTGCAGGATTAGTTGCAGCAAATGAACATCCAAGCCCATTTCCTTATGCACATGTAGTTACAACTACAACTCATAAAACATTAAGAGGACCAAGAGGTGGTATGATTCTTTGTGATGATGAAGAGATTGCAAAAAAAATAAACTCTGCAATTTTTCCAGGGATTCAAGGTGGACCACTTGTTCATGTAATAGCAGCAAAAGCTGTTGCATTTAAAGAAGTACTTGATCCAAAATGGAAAGAGTATGCAAAACAAGTTAAAGCAAATGCACAAGTTTTAGCAAAAGTTATGGTTTCAAGAGGTTATGATATAGTTTCAGAAGGAACAGATAATCACCTGATTTTAGTATCATTTTTAAATAAAGATTTTTCAGGGAAAGATGCAGATGCAGCATTAGGGAATGCAGGGATAACAGTAAATAAAAATACAGTTCCAGGAGAAACAAGAAGTCCATTTATTACTTCAGGTATTAGAATAGGATCTCCAGCATTAACTGCAAGAGGAATGAAAGAGAAAGAGTTTGAGATTATTGCAAACAAAATTTGTGATGTTTTAGATGATATAAACAACACACAATTACAAGAGAATATTAAACAAGAATTAAAAGAGTTAGCTAGAGATTTTGTAATTTACACTAAATCCACTTACTAA